A window from Micromonospora profundi encodes these proteins:
- a CDS encoding GNAT family N-acetyltransferase yields the protein MPGAVRLEPVDERNLESLLSVAAAEAEPHDVMPPVEAPAGWSLARREAFRNYHRGSFGGLDGPTGSQMYAVTVGGEVLGMIRMTRCDEPGTVEAGMWLGRSARGQGIGAAALRGLLIAAAGAGMRNVVAETTPDNAGAIAVLQKCGATLREAGGKVHAEICLDSTPPAR from the coding sequence GTGCCAGGTGCGGTCCGGCTGGAGCCGGTGGACGAGCGGAACCTCGAGTCGTTGCTCTCAGTAGCGGCTGCTGAAGCCGAACCCCATGACGTGATGCCCCCGGTCGAGGCGCCTGCCGGCTGGTCGCTCGCCCGTCGGGAAGCGTTCCGGAACTACCACCGGGGAAGCTTCGGCGGCCTGGACGGCCCGACCGGCTCGCAGATGTACGCCGTCACTGTCGGCGGCGAGGTGCTGGGCATGATCAGGATGACTCGCTGTGACGAGCCGGGCACGGTGGAGGCCGGGATGTGGCTCGGCAGGTCCGCGCGCGGGCAGGGGATCGGCGCCGCCGCACTGCGGGGGCTGCTCATCGCCGCGGCCGGGGCAGGCATGCGAAACGTGGTGGCCGAGACGACCCCTGACAACGCCGGGGCGATCGCGGTCCTGCAGAAGTGCGGCGCGACGCTGCGCGAGGCCGGCGGGAAGGTGCACGCCGAGATCTGCCTCGACTCGACGCCGCCCGCGCGCTGA
- a CDS encoding AAA family ATPase, translating to MAQPDLTLIASLRPAALDARRGIVRLHPEALTALGLRPGDPVRLDGRRETAGIVAAADAGASSALLYADDLTLGNLGLRDGGQVRVSPLPLTPAGRVTLAGPVEVVAAVSPEMLRLALLGKVLTVGDDVSLLPQDVLPDASVRSLVEAARRSLSTTIGFAWTSTLLTVVAVEPSAGSLVTMDTQVGWEYGRATHGPTAGRSSAPADAGPTARRDATADAAPAPETDDVDDAPDVDELPGLRAQAEELTELLDLGFHHREVLGRLGTTISLGVLLGGPAGSGKSALVRAVAAKVGARVHPLWAPEVAALSNQAAADRLRAVATAARADGPAVLLVTDLEALAPADEPGPLATVFRQVLAESVRAGVAVVCTTSRPEAVDPALRAPDLLSLRISIPLPDPALRREQLGVLTRQVPLADDVRLDEVAGRTPGFVAADLAALVREAGVRAALRQKSAQTPTVSMADFTAALEVVRPTTMAASTLELASVTLDDVGGLDEVKQTLTESVLWPLTYPDTFARLGVQPPRGVLLYGPPGCGKTYLVTALAGSGRANVLSVKGAELLSKWVGESERAVRELFRRAREAAPTLIFLDEMDALAPVRGQSTDGGTTDRVVAALLTELDGVETLRNVVVIGATNRPDLVDPALLRPGRLGRLVYVPPPDAEARAEILRAASRHVPLAPDVDLAALGEELTGFSAADCAALVREAALAAMRESLAAATVTAAHVAIARERVRPSLDPAQVEWLARYAAERG from the coding sequence GTGGCGCAACCCGACCTGACTCTGATCGCGAGCCTGCGGCCCGCGGCGCTGGACGCCCGACGGGGCATCGTACGGCTGCACCCGGAGGCGCTGACCGCGCTGGGGCTACGCCCCGGTGACCCGGTCCGGCTGGACGGCCGCCGGGAGACCGCCGGGATCGTCGCGGCGGCCGACGCAGGCGCGAGCAGTGCCCTGCTGTATGCCGATGACCTGACACTCGGCAACCTCGGGCTGCGCGACGGCGGTCAGGTGCGGGTGTCGCCGCTGCCGTTGACCCCGGCGGGCCGGGTCACACTGGCCGGGCCTGTGGAGGTGGTCGCGGCGGTCAGTCCGGAGATGCTCCGGCTGGCCCTGCTGGGCAAGGTGCTCACGGTCGGCGACGACGTGTCGCTGCTGCCGCAGGACGTGCTGCCGGACGCCTCGGTGCGCAGCCTGGTCGAGGCGGCCCGCCGCAGCCTGTCCACGACGATCGGGTTCGCCTGGACCAGCACCCTGCTCACCGTTGTCGCCGTCGAGCCGTCCGCCGGGTCGCTGGTCACCATGGACACGCAGGTCGGCTGGGAGTACGGCCGGGCCACCCACGGCCCGACCGCCGGCCGGTCCTCCGCTCCAGCCGACGCCGGCCCGACCGCTCGGCGTGACGCCACGGCGGACGCGGCCCCCGCGCCGGAGACGGATGACGTGGACGACGCGCCCGACGTGGACGAGCTGCCCGGGCTGCGAGCCCAGGCCGAGGAGCTGACCGAGCTCCTGGATCTCGGCTTCCACCACCGGGAGGTGCTGGGCCGGTTGGGCACCACCATCTCGCTCGGTGTGCTGCTCGGCGGGCCGGCAGGCTCGGGCAAGTCGGCGCTGGTCCGGGCCGTCGCGGCCAAGGTCGGTGCACGCGTACACCCTCTGTGGGCGCCGGAGGTGGCAGCGCTGAGCAACCAGGCGGCCGCCGACCGGCTGCGGGCCGTGGCGACGGCAGCCCGCGCCGACGGGCCGGCGGTGCTGCTGGTCACCGACCTGGAGGCGCTGGCCCCGGCGGACGAACCCGGCCCGCTGGCCACTGTGTTCCGGCAGGTGCTCGCGGAGAGCGTCCGGGCTGGCGTCGCAGTGGTCTGCACCACCAGCCGGCCCGAGGCTGTCGACCCGGCGCTGCGCGCACCCGACCTGCTGTCGCTGCGGATCAGCATCCCGCTGCCCGACCCGGCCCTGCGCCGCGAGCAGCTCGGCGTCCTGACCCGGCAGGTGCCGCTCGCCGACGACGTCCGGCTCGACGAGGTGGCCGGGCGTACCCCTGGGTTCGTCGCGGCGGACCTGGCCGCGCTGGTCCGGGAGGCCGGGGTACGCGCCGCGCTGCGGCAGAAGTCCGCCCAGACGCCGACCGTGTCGATGGCCGATTTCACCGCCGCCCTGGAGGTGGTCCGGCCCACGACGATGGCCGCGTCGACACTGGAGTTGGCATCGGTGACCCTTGACGACGTGGGTGGGCTCGACGAGGTCAAGCAGACGCTGACCGAGTCGGTGCTGTGGCCGCTCACGTACCCGGACACCTTCGCCCGGCTCGGCGTGCAGCCGCCCCGCGGTGTGCTGCTCTACGGTCCGCCGGGCTGCGGCAAGACGTACCTGGTGACGGCCCTGGCCGGGTCGGGGCGGGCGAACGTGCTGTCGGTGAAGGGTGCCGAGCTGCTCTCCAAGTGGGTGGGTGAGAGCGAACGCGCCGTACGTGAGCTGTTCCGCCGTGCCCGGGAGGCGGCGCCGACGCTGATCTTCCTGGACGAGATGGACGCGCTGGCCCCGGTACGCGGGCAGTCCACCGACGGGGGCACGACGGACCGGGTGGTCGCCGCCCTTCTCACCGAACTAGACGGGGTGGAGACCCTGCGCAACGTGGTGGTCATCGGCGCGACGAACCGTCCGGACCTGGTCGACCCGGCGCTGCTGCGGCCGGGCCGGTTGGGGCGGCTTGTCTACGTGCCGCCGCCGGACGCGGAGGCGCGCGCGGAGATCCTGCGGGCCGCGTCCCGACACGTGCCGCTGGCACCCGACGTCGACCTGGCCGCCCTCGGCGAGGAGCTGACCGGGTTCTCGGCGGCGGACTGCGCGGCGCTGGTCCGGGAGGCGGCGCTCGCGGCGATGCGGGAGTCGCTGGCCGCCGCCACCGTCACCGCCGCGCACGTGGCCATCGCGCGGGAACGGGTCCGTCCGTCGCTGGACCCGGCTCAGGTGGAGTGGCTCGCCAGGTACGCCGCCGAGCGGGGGTGA